In Deltaproteobacteria bacterium, the sequence TTTAGCAGGTAATTTATTGGCTGATATTGGGTATGCGCTCGCAGACCCCCGCATAAGAACAAGATAAGGACGAGATGAAGCAAACTCAAAACTCAAAACTCAAAACTCAAAACTTAAGGACTCTTTTCTGGCACAGGTTTAAGAAGAATAAGCTCGCTGTATCTGGCGGGCTCATTGTTGCCGGGCTTTTTATAACCGCCGTGTTTGCGCCGTTTATTGCGCCGCATGACCCTGATGCAATCAATGTCCAGCATATTTTGGAATCCCCAAGTTTAAGCCATCCATTTGGAACTGACGATTTGGGAAGGGATGTGTTCAGCCGCGTTATTTATGGTTCACGGATATCGCTTACAGTAGGTTTTGTTGCAGTAGGCATTGCAACCTTAATCGGAATTTTTCTCGGCGCAGTTTCAGGTTATTACAGTGGTTGGTTTGACAGTTTAATAATGCGGTTTGTTGATATAATGCTTTCAGTGCCCACATTCTTTTTAATCCTTGCAGTAATAGCATTCCTTGAGCCGAGCATATGGAATATAATGGCTGTTATTGGGCTTACATCATGGATGGGTGTTGCAAGGCTTGTCCGGGCGGAATTTTTGAGCATCAGGGAAAGGGAGTTTGTCCTTGCTGCAAGAGGGCTTGGC encodes:
- a CDS encoding ABC transporter permease; amino-acid sequence: MKQTQNSKLKTQNLRTLFWHRFKKNKLAVSGGLIVAGLFITAVFAPFIAPHDPDAINVQHILESPSLSHPFGTDDLGRDVFSRVIYGSRISLTVGFVAVGIATLIGIFLGAVSGYYSGWFDSLIMRFVDIMLSVPTFFLILAVIAFLEPSIWNIMAVIGLTSWMGVARLVRAEFLSIREREFVLAARGLGASDMRIIFRHILPNAMSPVLVSAVLGISGAVLVESALSFLGIGVQPPTPSWG